Proteins from a single region of Deinococcus aquaedulcis:
- a CDS encoding pyridoxamine 5'-phosphate oxidase family protein gives MTTPAFYDPAARDPSLSRRPQNRRDDAWIAALLSRVPLGRVATVWQEDGGPAWPFVTPLAFAYRPEQHDLVYHTNLVGRLRANTAQGHPATFEASEIGRLLPSTSPLELGVQYRSVIVFGTARVLTDPTEAREALTVLSERVFPGLRIGQHTRPILDSDLARTAVYSLAIERWSGKENWAEAAVQEDGWPPLPPELAGPRPLGAAL, from the coding sequence ATGACCACCCCCGCTTTCTACGACCCGGCCGCGCGCGATCCCAGCCTGAGCCGCCGCCCACAGAACCGCCGCGACGACGCCTGGATCGCCGCGCTGCTCTCCCGTGTGCCGCTGGGCCGGGTGGCGACTGTGTGGCAAGAGGATGGCGGCCCGGCGTGGCCGTTCGTGACGCCGCTGGCCTTTGCCTATCGCCCAGAACAGCACGACCTCGTGTACCACACCAACCTCGTGGGCCGCCTGCGCGCCAACACCGCGCAGGGCCACCCCGCCACCTTTGAGGCCTCGGAAATCGGGCGTCTGCTGCCCAGCACCTCGCCGCTGGAACTGGGGGTGCAGTACCGCTCGGTGATCGTGTTTGGCACCGCCCGCGTGCTCACCGACCCTACCGAAGCCCGCGAGGCCCTGACCGTGCTCAGCGAGCGGGTGTTTCCGGGCCTGCGCATTGGGCAGCACACCCGCCCCATTCTGGACAGCGACCTGGCGCGCACAGCAGTCTATTCGCTGGCCATTGAGCGTTGGAGCGGCAAGGAAAACTGGGCAGAGGCGGCCGTGCAGGAAGACGGCTGGCCGCCCCTGCCGCCCGAACTGGCCGGGCCCCGGCCGCTGGGGGCGGCGCTGTGA
- a CDS encoding DMT family transporter, giving the protein MTRADALQMALLSAFWGISFLLIRLSVEVFPPAWVALGRSVFGALVLWGALSLGRHSLPPLRLWKPLLLVALLNNVIPWSFFAWGEQTVSSNIAAILNATTPLFSLLIGLGLRDAQLSGRVALGVLLGLGGVVLTVGGGVQGGHATLFGVGLLLAASLGYAAATAVAKRTLSGLNPVGLALSQLGLSALMLTPVALAGAQPGPLTWTAVGALAVLGVVGSGLAYLLYYGLLSRLSATQLTAVTYLLPVWGLFWGALAGEAVGVTSLLGVAVVLAGLLLLNSPRRAPKPAPAQA; this is encoded by the coding sequence GTGACCCGCGCCGACGCCCTGCAGATGGCGCTGCTCTCGGCCTTCTGGGGTATCTCGTTTCTGCTGATCCGCCTGAGCGTGGAGGTCTTTCCGCCCGCCTGGGTGGCGCTGGGCCGCTCGGTGTTTGGGGCGCTGGTGCTTTGGGGCGCACTGTCGCTGGGCCGCCACAGCCTGCCGCCGCTGCGGCTGTGGAAACCGCTGCTGCTGGTGGCGCTGCTGAACAATGTCATTCCCTGGTCGTTTTTCGCCTGGGGCGAGCAGACCGTCAGCTCCAACATTGCCGCCATCCTGAACGCCACCACGCCGCTGTTCAGCCTGCTCATTGGCCTGGGCCTGCGCGACGCCCAGCTCTCTGGGCGCGTGGCGCTGGGCGTGCTGCTGGGGCTGGGGGGCGTGGTGCTCACGGTAGGCGGCGGCGTGCAGGGCGGGCACGCCACGCTGTTCGGGGTGGGGCTGCTGCTGGCGGCCAGCCTGGGCTACGCCGCCGCCACAGCGGTGGCCAAACGCACCCTGTCGGGCCTGAATCCGGTGGGGCTGGCGCTGTCGCAGCTGGGCCTCTCGGCGCTGATGCTGACCCCCGTGGCCCTGGCCGGCGCGCAGCCGGGGCCCCTGACCTGGACGGCGGTGGGCGCGCTGGCGGTGCTGGGTGTGGTGGGCAGTGGGCTGGCGTACCTGCTGTACTACGGCCTGCTTTCGCGCCTGTCGGCCACGCAGCTCACGGCGGTTACGTACCTGCTGCCGGTCTGGGGCCTGTTCTGGGGTGCGCTGGCGGGCGAGGCAGTGGGTGTCACCTCGCTGCTGGGCGTGGCGGTGGTGCTGGCCGGGCTGCTGCTGCTGAATAGCCCACGCCGGGCGCCCAAACCGGCGCCCGCCCAGGCCTAG